A single Sulfurimonas aquatica DNA region contains:
- a CDS encoding leucine-rich repeat domain-containing protein: MINKIGDGAIQKILNWADENKIPNLKWIEHDSYLKGGYFKGIPRDRDKLVKLTELNLLGYQLDSLPKEICDLRDITKLYLSGNKLSKLPIEIGKLINLQELYIPGNHLTHLPKEISSLTNLEVLSIQENQIFEIPKEIGNLSNLTILEVGRNQLTSLPKEIGKLTKLTRLTLWKNKLTKLPNEIVNLINLKELDFLYNKLELSQQDVIWLEKLLENNCEVSI, translated from the coding sequence TTGATTAATAAAATAGGTGATGGGGCAATACAGAAAATATTAAATTGGGCAGATGAAAATAAGATCCCCAATCTAAAATGGATAGAACATGACTCCTATTTAAAAGGTGGCTACTTTAAAGGTATACCAAGAGATAGAGATAAATTAGTAAAATTAACTGAGCTAAATCTTCTTGGTTATCAACTAGACAGCCTACCAAAAGAGATATGTGACCTTAGAGATATAACTAAGCTCTATTTATCAGGTAACAAGCTTTCTAAGCTCCCTATAGAAATCGGTAAGCTAATAAATCTACAAGAGCTATATATTCCAGGGAATCACTTAACACATTTACCAAAAGAGATATCTTCACTAACTAATTTAGAAGTTCTTAGCATTCAAGAAAATCAAATTTTTGAGATACCAAAAGAAATAGGTAATTTATCAAACTTAACTATTTTAGAAGTTGGAAGGAATCAACTTACTTCCCTTCCAAAAGAAATTGGAAAGCTTACAAAATTAACAAGACTTACTTTATGGAAAAATAAACTTACAAAGTTACCTAATGAAATTGTCAATCTTATAAATTTAAAAGAACTAGATTTTCTTTATAATAAACTAGAGCTAAGCCAACAAGATGTTATATGGCTAGAAAAGTTATTGGAAAACAATTGTGAGGTTTCTATATAG